One genomic region from Arthrobacter sp. FB24 encodes:
- a CDS encoding LysR family transcriptional regulator: protein MDIEHKQLAQLLPLLPVLSELGRTQHVTETAELLGMPQSTVSRALARASAVVGTELLIRDGRGVRLTPAAKALLPYIDAALNEFRTGLDLVRHESEVVRGRIAVAFQHTFGEATLPLLINAFHHRHPQTAFDLSQGARDGCLAELAAGTADLALTAPVAPAGRNIGSAALYREPLRLVVHHEHRLARRKSARLADIRQDPFVAMGHGYGMRSLTDALFREAGFRPRIAFESQDSHTVRGLVSAGLGVSILPPGGQAPGRTVTEHTGNLGWVEVPLTSGLAFREIGLAWRERRGGHEAEADQVRLFREMVLTEGPGLLAGLIRARSGG from the coding sequence ATGGATATCGAGCACAAGCAGCTGGCTCAGTTGCTGCCGTTGCTTCCCGTCCTGTCCGAACTTGGCCGGACGCAGCACGTGACGGAAACGGCGGAACTGCTGGGCATGCCCCAGTCCACCGTCAGCCGGGCTCTCGCCCGCGCCAGTGCCGTGGTGGGCACTGAACTCCTGATCCGGGACGGCAGGGGAGTGCGGCTGACGCCGGCAGCCAAGGCGCTGCTGCCCTACATCGATGCGGCACTTAACGAATTCCGGACCGGGCTGGACCTGGTGCGGCACGAATCCGAGGTGGTGCGGGGAAGGATCGCCGTGGCGTTCCAGCACACCTTTGGCGAGGCGACGCTGCCGCTCCTGATCAATGCGTTCCACCACCGCCACCCGCAGACCGCCTTCGACCTCAGCCAGGGAGCCCGGGACGGCTGCCTGGCGGAACTCGCGGCGGGAACCGCTGATCTCGCCTTGACGGCGCCCGTCGCCCCCGCGGGCCGCAACATCGGCTCGGCCGCCCTGTATCGGGAGCCCCTGAGGCTGGTGGTGCACCATGAACACCGCCTGGCCAGGCGGAAGAGCGCCCGGCTTGCGGACATCAGACAGGACCCGTTCGTGGCCATGGGGCACGGATACGGCATGCGCTCACTGACGGACGCACTGTTCCGCGAGGCCGGTTTCCGCCCGCGCATCGCCTTCGAAAGCCAGGATTCCCACACCGTCCGAGGGCTGGTGTCTGCCGGACTGGGTGTCAGCATCCTCCCTCCGGGAGGCCAGGCTCCGGGCCGGACAGTGACTGAGCACACCGGCAACCTTGGCTGGGTGGAGGTGCCGTTGACATCAGGACTGGCATTCCGTGAAATCGGCCTGGCATGGCGTGAACGGCGCGGCGGCCACGAGGCCGAGGCCGATCAGGTCAGGCTGTTCAGGGAAATGGTCCTGACCGAGGGGCCGGGGCTGCTGGCGGGACTTATCCGCGCGCGTTCAGGGGGCTGA
- a CDS encoding trans-sulfuration enzyme family protein: protein MLSPDSLAVHAGRAGLTEQGVHAVPIDLSTTAPLPSVHDGGLAYEQMATGGMPLEGQSTVYQRLWNPTVARFEEGVAVLEGAPEAVAFATGMAALSAVLLATVAAGRKHVVAVRPLYGGSDHILASGVLGTEVTFTTADGVRDALRPDTGLVIVETPANPSLELVDIAQLARDADGVPLLVDNTFASPVLQQPLAHGATLVLHSATKFLGGHGDAMGGVVAAPVEWTTRLRQVRAVTGGILTPWPAYLLHRGLATLPVRVRAQQATAHKVAAALAGHGLVKAVHYPGLPECDPLGLVGTQMSGPGSLLAFELASAEHAERVPAAVRMITHAVSLGGIDTLIQHPAGLTHRPVAAGARPRASLLRLSVGLEDVTDIVADLLQAVEGTR, encoded by the coding sequence GTGCTTTCTCCCGATTCACTGGCTGTCCATGCAGGCCGGGCCGGCCTCACCGAACAAGGCGTGCATGCCGTGCCGATTGACCTCTCCACCACTGCGCCGCTTCCGTCGGTCCACGACGGCGGCCTGGCCTATGAACAAATGGCCACCGGCGGGATGCCCCTGGAAGGCCAGAGCACCGTCTACCAGCGTTTGTGGAATCCCACGGTGGCCCGCTTCGAGGAGGGCGTGGCCGTCCTGGAGGGTGCGCCCGAGGCGGTGGCCTTCGCCACCGGGATGGCGGCCCTTTCGGCTGTCCTGCTCGCGACTGTGGCTGCCGGCAGGAAGCACGTGGTGGCAGTCCGCCCGTTGTATGGCGGGAGTGACCACATCCTCGCCTCGGGCGTCCTGGGCACCGAAGTGACGTTCACGACGGCGGACGGTGTTCGCGATGCCCTGCGTCCGGACACGGGACTGGTGATTGTGGAGACGCCCGCCAACCCCAGCCTGGAGCTTGTGGACATTGCGCAGCTCGCCCGTGACGCTGACGGCGTCCCGCTCCTGGTGGACAACACCTTCGCAAGCCCGGTGCTCCAACAGCCCCTCGCTCACGGGGCCACGCTCGTGTTGCACAGCGCCACCAAATTCCTCGGCGGCCACGGGGATGCGATGGGCGGTGTGGTTGCGGCTCCGGTGGAGTGGACCACCAGGCTCCGCCAGGTCCGTGCCGTGACAGGCGGAATCCTGACTCCCTGGCCGGCCTATCTGCTCCACCGCGGGCTGGCCACCTTGCCGGTGCGCGTCCGGGCGCAGCAGGCAACCGCCCACAAGGTTGCTGCTGCCCTGGCCGGACACGGGCTCGTGAAAGCCGTCCACTACCCGGGGCTTCCGGAGTGCGACCCGCTGGGTCTGGTGGGGACGCAGATGTCCGGCCCCGGCTCGCTGCTCGCGTTTGAACTGGCCAGCGCCGAGCACGCCGAACGGGTGCCGGCGGCGGTCCGGATGATCACCCACGCCGTGTCCCTGGGCGGCATCGATACCCTCATTCAGCACCCGGCCGGACTGACCCACCGGCCCGTTGCCGCCGGGGCCAGGCCGCGTGCGAGCCTGCTTCGATTGTCCGTGGGGCTGGAGGACGTCACGGACATTGTGGCGGACCTTCTGCAGGCAGTCGAAGGAACGCGCTAG
- the zapE gene encoding AFG1/ZapE family ATPase, which yields MAASLPGGPQRPLRPGRIITPGTARQLGTFGLFAPAPGQRRTVDVAGRPLEVKSAEGDLLWVGFRELTGAAAPARDFASLAGRYREWVVDGLPSRSGATGYPEWQQFLDVVDLLFAADVTLFVIGPALPEFGRESPLSRLLRVESDEELPAEHRSGS from the coding sequence ATGGCTGCTTCCCTGCCCGGCGGTCCGCAGCGGCCCCTCCGGCCGGGCCGGATCATCACCCCCGGCACCGCCCGGCAGCTTGGTACGTTCGGATTGTTCGCCCCGGCCCCCGGCCAGCGACGGACCGTGGACGTGGCCGGAAGGCCGTTGGAGGTCAAAAGCGCCGAAGGAGACCTTTTGTGGGTAGGTTTCCGCGAACTCACCGGCGCAGCAGCGCCCGCCCGGGACTTCGCCTCCCTGGCCGGCCGGTACAGGGAGTGGGTGGTGGACGGGCTCCCGTCCCGGTCCGGTGCCACCGGTTATCCGGAGTGGCAGCAGTTCCTGGACGTCGTGGACCTGCTGTTTGCCGCGGACGTCACCTTGTTCGTCATCGGTCCGGCGCTGCCGGAGTTCGGTCGGGAGAGCCCGTTATCCCGATTGCTCCGTGTTGAATCCGACGAAGAGCTTCCGGCGGAGCACAGGTCCGGAAGCTAG
- a CDS encoding N-acetylglucosamine kinase gives MTNSDNLPATDSVPSPGGLPAATSAAPPATIPGAVIGLDIGGTKTRGVRFEDGKAVADESVGSSNVQNVSREEAALHLAELFAKIGGGAVSQVYAGAGGIDTDEDAAALSALIAPHVPGARITVVHDSRLLLAAGGASTGVAVIAGTGSAAWGKNDQGEEARAGGWGYLLGDEGSGYWLGREAVRHSLRRMNQGLEPDELTTALLRSCNIDDPNKLIALFHSPETGRRYWAQRARLVVEAADAGHAASQALVEQAGRDLAGLAAQALRKLGIRGPVILGSGLGMNVARLQDSFKRSLAADGVTDVRVLEQDPVFGVLQLVAEQG, from the coding sequence GTGACTAATTCTGACAACCTGCCGGCAACGGATTCTGTTCCTTCCCCCGGCGGGCTCCCCGCCGCGACGTCCGCGGCACCTCCCGCTACGATCCCCGGCGCCGTAATCGGCCTGGACATCGGCGGCACCAAAACGCGCGGCGTCCGCTTCGAGGACGGGAAGGCCGTGGCCGATGAAAGCGTTGGCAGCTCGAACGTGCAGAACGTCAGCCGTGAGGAAGCGGCACTGCACTTGGCGGAGCTGTTCGCAAAGATCGGCGGAGGCGCGGTGTCCCAGGTCTACGCCGGGGCCGGCGGCATCGACACGGACGAGGACGCGGCCGCACTCTCGGCTCTGATCGCGCCCCATGTGCCCGGCGCCAGGATCACAGTGGTCCATGACTCCCGGCTGCTGCTGGCGGCCGGCGGGGCGAGCACCGGGGTAGCTGTCATCGCGGGGACCGGCTCTGCCGCCTGGGGAAAGAACGACCAGGGCGAGGAAGCGCGGGCAGGCGGCTGGGGCTACCTGCTCGGAGACGAAGGCAGCGGCTACTGGCTGGGCCGTGAAGCTGTCCGGCACAGCCTCCGCCGCATGAACCAGGGCTTGGAACCCGACGAACTCACCACTGCCCTGCTGCGGTCGTGCAACATAGACGACCCCAACAAGCTCATTGCGCTTTTCCACTCACCGGAGACCGGCCGGCGCTACTGGGCGCAACGAGCCCGGCTCGTGGTGGAGGCGGCGGACGCGGGCCACGCCGCCAGCCAGGCGCTTGTCGAGCAGGCAGGCAGGGACCTCGCCGGACTGGCCGCCCAGGCATTGCGGAAGCTGGGCATCCGGGGCCCGGTGATCCTGGGGAGCGGCCTCGGCATGAACGTGGCCAGGCTGCAGGATTCCTTTAAGCGGAGCCTGGCCGCCGATGGCGTCACGGATGTGCGGGTCCTGGAGCAGGATCCCGTCTTCGGTGTCCTGCAACTTGTGGCTGAACAGGGATAG
- a CDS encoding MFS transporter, which yields MMSTQDTPQTGPWAGHPKGSAAYGRLLAGLAFAGVATFAQLYSTQAVLPIMATDLQISAAEAALTISLATVGLAVTVIPWSFLADRIGRVRAMTLGISAATVLGLVVPLAATFPMLLGLRLLEGMALGGIPAIAIAYLNEEVHKAHAAMAAGSYVAGTTLGGLAGRLVAGPVAELWGWRAATLAVSVLAAVAAVLFLVLVPKARGFTPAPASGFGGAARILAGHLRSPRLLALYVQAFLLMGGFVAVYNYLGFRLSGDPFGLPATVISLIFVAYLSGTVTSRLAGALTLKFGRRTILLAGILLMVIGLALTLTQLLILILAGLVVFTGGFFAAHSIGAGWTGGIATTGRAQAASLYNLAYYLGSSAIGWAGGLVFQSFGWTALALTVIGLGCTTAVITAVVHPASGPGQPASGQGNPAG from the coding sequence ATGATGTCAACGCAGGACACGCCACAAACCGGACCGTGGGCAGGCCATCCGAAGGGCTCGGCCGCCTACGGAAGGCTGCTCGCGGGGCTGGCCTTCGCCGGGGTGGCGACATTCGCCCAGCTCTACTCCACCCAGGCCGTGCTGCCCATCATGGCCACGGACCTGCAGATCTCGGCGGCCGAAGCCGCGCTGACCATCTCGCTGGCGACGGTGGGGTTGGCCGTCACGGTCATCCCGTGGTCCTTCCTGGCTGACCGGATCGGCAGGGTCCGGGCCATGACCCTGGGCATCTCGGCCGCGACCGTCCTGGGCCTGGTGGTTCCCCTGGCCGCCACGTTTCCCATGCTCCTGGGGCTCCGCTTGCTCGAGGGCATGGCGCTCGGCGGGATACCGGCGATCGCCATTGCCTACCTGAATGAGGAAGTGCACAAGGCGCACGCCGCCATGGCCGCCGGAAGCTACGTCGCGGGAACCACGCTGGGCGGCCTTGCGGGACGGCTGGTTGCGGGCCCCGTCGCGGAGCTGTGGGGATGGCGGGCGGCCACATTGGCCGTCTCCGTCCTGGCCGCCGTCGCTGCCGTCCTGTTCCTGGTCCTGGTGCCCAAGGCCCGCGGCTTCACGCCCGCACCAGCCAGCGGATTCGGCGGGGCCGCAAGGATACTGGCGGGCCACCTGCGCAGTCCCCGCCTGCTGGCCCTCTATGTGCAGGCGTTCCTGCTGATGGGCGGCTTCGTGGCCGTGTACAACTACCTCGGCTTCCGGCTGTCCGGTGATCCGTTCGGGCTGCCGGCCACCGTGATCAGCCTTATCTTCGTGGCATACCTGTCCGGGACGGTGACCTCCAGGCTGGCCGGCGCCCTCACGCTTAAGTTCGGACGCCGGACCATTCTGCTGGCCGGAATCCTGCTGATGGTCATTGGCCTGGCGCTGACATTGACGCAACTGCTGATCCTGATCCTGGCCGGCCTTGTGGTCTTCACCGGAGGATTCTTTGCGGCGCACAGCATCGGGGCGGGCTGGACCGGAGGGATCGCCACCACCGGCCGGGCTCAGGCCGCCTCGCTGTACAACCTTGCCTACTACCTTGGCTCCAGTGCAATCGGGTGGGCGGGCGGCCTGGTCTTCCAGTCCTTCGGCTGGACGGCGCTCGCCCTGACGGTCATCGGGCTGGGATGCACGACGGCTGTGATCACCGCCGTCGTGCATCCTGCGTCAGGCCCCGGTCAGCCGGCCTCCGGGCAGGGGAATCCGGCCGGCTAG
- the corA gene encoding magnesium/cobalt transporter CorA, whose amino-acid sequence MTIIDNAVYVNGRRTAEPHNLEQTFETLADHGGMAWIGLYRPTEAEMSAVAREFGLHLLAVEDAISAHQRPKLERYDDVLFTVLRPARYLDETETVEFGELHVFTGTNFVVTVRHAETAGVAQVRQRLEGRPELLRHGPEAVLYALMDQVVDDYVPVVAGLENDIDEIEDQLFSGDSAVSRRIYELAREVIQFQRAIHPLPGMMQLLKRGFDKYDVDTDLQHHLRDVEDHVERLISRADSFRDILQNALTLDGTLTANRQNEASAEQNEQVKKISSWAAIFFAPSFVAGVYGMNFDHMPELHWAFGYPLAIAMMAATAALMYTIFKRKGWL is encoded by the coding sequence GTGACCATTATCGACAACGCCGTGTACGTGAACGGCCGCCGGACCGCCGAACCGCACAATCTTGAGCAGACCTTTGAGACCCTCGCGGACCACGGCGGCATGGCCTGGATCGGGCTGTACCGGCCAACCGAGGCTGAAATGTCGGCAGTGGCCCGGGAGTTCGGACTCCACCTCCTGGCGGTGGAGGACGCCATCTCGGCCCACCAGCGGCCCAAGCTGGAACGCTATGACGACGTCCTCTTCACCGTGCTGCGACCGGCCCGGTACCTGGACGAAACGGAAACGGTGGAGTTCGGCGAACTGCACGTCTTCACCGGCACGAACTTCGTGGTCACTGTCCGGCACGCGGAGACAGCCGGCGTGGCGCAGGTACGTCAACGGCTGGAAGGCCGCCCCGAACTCCTGCGCCACGGCCCCGAAGCCGTGCTCTATGCCCTGATGGACCAGGTGGTGGACGACTATGTGCCGGTTGTTGCCGGCCTCGAAAACGACATCGATGAAATCGAGGACCAGCTATTCAGCGGGGATTCCGCGGTCTCGCGCCGGATTTATGAGCTGGCCCGCGAAGTGATCCAGTTCCAGCGCGCCATCCATCCGCTGCCTGGAATGATGCAGCTGCTCAAGCGCGGCTTCGACAAATACGATGTGGATACTGACCTGCAACACCACCTCCGTGACGTCGAAGACCATGTGGAGCGGCTGATCTCCCGCGCCGACTCTTTCCGCGACATCCTCCAGAATGCGCTCACCCTCGACGGCACCCTCACCGCCAACCGGCAGAACGAGGCGAGCGCCGAGCAGAACGAGCAGGTCAAGAAGATCTCCTCCTGGGCGGCCATCTTCTTCGCCCCGTCCTTCGTAGCCGGGGTCTACGGCATGAATTTCGACCACATGCCCGAACTGCACTGGGCTTTCGGCTATCCGCTGGCGATTGCCATGATGGCCGCGACGGCAGCACTGATGTACACCATCTTCAAGCGGAAGGGCTGGCTCTAG
- a CDS encoding MFS transporter produces the protein MTVFSELRMRPATAGGWAWDASTTARLVMAGVVIFTLLVGANLATPLYPLLQANLGIGPFGITVAFSAYVLALVSTLMLAGHWSDHIGRRAALLLAVVVGLIGGMIFANADSLAMLSAGRALQGIAVALATGASSAALRELLPARPDWASRFTLLASAGGVAAGPAIGGILSLLPGATSTPYYVHSVVLIAMLVPLYLLKARPAITSVAGPQPLKVLAPRRPSISSEARGAFWLASAVGFLSFTVFGFCLSLAPGYFAQIVGADSRPLIGVLAGLTLGASALSQLLAVRGRFVVPAGLAVLAVSVLLIAAAAAWRSPWLLIAASLAAGVGQGVSFRTVFNDVAGKVEASRHAQIISTVYVITYLGSALPVIGLGIATAVFGLQAAVAGFVALCALLAFVLAAVTLAAAFRQPD, from the coding sequence ATGACTGTCTTCAGTGAACTCCGCATGCGTCCGGCTACCGCCGGCGGCTGGGCATGGGACGCTTCCACCACGGCACGGCTGGTAATGGCCGGCGTGGTGATTTTCACGCTCCTTGTCGGTGCGAACCTGGCAACCCCGCTGTACCCGCTGCTCCAGGCGAACCTGGGCATCGGGCCATTCGGAATCACTGTGGCGTTTTCCGCCTATGTCCTGGCGCTGGTGTCCACGCTCATGCTGGCCGGACACTGGTCCGATCACATCGGCCGCCGGGCGGCGCTGCTCCTCGCCGTCGTCGTGGGCCTAATCGGCGGGATGATCTTTGCCAACGCGGACAGCCTGGCGATGCTGTCCGCCGGGCGCGCCCTTCAAGGCATCGCGGTGGCCCTGGCCACCGGAGCCAGCTCCGCTGCCCTGCGCGAACTGCTGCCCGCCCGTCCCGACTGGGCCTCGCGCTTCACCCTGCTGGCGTCCGCCGGGGGAGTCGCCGCCGGTCCGGCCATCGGCGGAATCCTTTCCCTCCTGCCGGGCGCAACCTCCACGCCGTACTACGTTCACTCAGTGGTTCTCATCGCCATGCTGGTTCCCCTCTACCTGCTCAAGGCGCGTCCGGCCATCACCTCCGTCGCCGGCCCGCAGCCCCTGAAGGTCCTGGCCCCCCGCCGTCCCTCCATCTCGAGTGAAGCCAGGGGCGCCTTCTGGCTGGCGTCCGCCGTCGGGTTCCTGAGCTTCACCGTCTTCGGTTTCTGCCTTTCCCTGGCCCCCGGCTACTTTGCCCAGATCGTCGGTGCCGATTCCCGCCCCCTCATCGGAGTGCTCGCCGGATTGACGCTAGGAGCTTCGGCCCTCAGCCAGTTGCTGGCCGTCCGCGGGAGGTTTGTGGTGCCTGCCGGCCTGGCCGTGCTGGCTGTATCGGTGCTCCTGATTGCCGCTGCCGCCGCCTGGAGGAGCCCGTGGCTGCTCATCGCTGCGAGCCTGGCCGCAGGTGTCGGTCAGGGAGTGTCCTTCCGGACCGTGTTCAACGATGTGGCCGGAAAAGTCGAAGCGTCGCGGCATGCGCAGATCATCAGCACCGTCTACGTGATCACCTACCTTGGCAGCGCACTACCGGTGATCGGCCTGGGAATTGCGACGGCGGTGTTCGGGCTGCAGGCGGCAGTGGCCGGATTCGTGGCGCTCTGCGCCCTCCTGGCGTTTGTTCTGGCCGCCGTGACGCTGGCCGCTGCCTTCCGCCAGCCGGACTGA
- a CDS encoding Lrp/AsnC family transcriptional regulator — MNRSDDLNSLDNTDLKILLELIRDPRVQIGELSDALGIARNTAQSRIRRMLRSGLLHDGGREIDLEAVGYDVVAFVTIEVSHRELDGVVGALRLIPQVLEVHEISGRGDVWCRVVATDTHNLQAALRSILRIKGVIRTETVLALHTHIPYRTEPLISRLAQSGAPTATRQ; from the coding sequence ATGAACCGGAGTGACGATTTGAACAGCCTGGACAACACGGACCTCAAAATCCTGCTGGAACTGATCCGGGATCCCCGGGTCCAGATCGGTGAACTCAGCGACGCGCTCGGCATCGCCCGCAACACCGCGCAGTCACGGATCCGCCGGATGCTCCGGTCAGGCCTGCTGCACGACGGCGGACGGGAAATTGACCTCGAGGCGGTGGGGTACGACGTCGTCGCTTTCGTGACGATCGAGGTCAGCCACCGGGAGCTTGACGGTGTGGTGGGCGCCTTGCGCCTCATCCCGCAGGTCCTGGAGGTCCACGAGATCTCCGGGCGTGGCGACGTCTGGTGCCGGGTGGTGGCAACCGATACCCACAACCTGCAGGCCGCCCTGCGATCAATCCTCAGGATCAAGGGCGTCATCCGGACGGAGACTGTCCTCGCGCTGCACACGCACATCCCCTACCGCACCGAGCCGCTCATCAGCCGGCTAGCCCAAAGCGGGGCGCCGACGGCAACACGCCAGTGA
- a CDS encoding Lrp/AsnC family transcriptional regulator has protein sequence MSSGAKNIRLGTGTEPLDAIDERLLAALVDDARISNKQLAELVGIAPSTALMRTRALSERGIIQGFEAKLSLSAIGRSVQALIAVRLRAHDREQIDRFTSRVPRLPAVLSTFHTSGSVDYLLHIAVATTEDLRDWVLDNLATDPVVGHTETTLVFEHIPGNHGPLPD, from the coding sequence GTGAGTAGCGGTGCGAAGAATATTCGGCTGGGCACGGGAACCGAACCGCTGGACGCCATCGACGAGCGGTTGCTGGCGGCCCTCGTGGACGACGCCCGGATCTCAAACAAGCAGCTGGCCGAGCTCGTGGGCATTGCCCCGTCCACGGCCCTCATGCGCACGCGCGCACTGTCCGAACGCGGCATCATCCAGGGCTTCGAAGCGAAACTGAGCCTGTCCGCCATCGGACGGTCCGTCCAGGCACTCATCGCCGTCCGGCTCCGCGCCCACGACCGTGAACAAATCGACCGGTTCACGTCACGGGTGCCCCGGCTCCCGGCCGTACTGTCCACCTTCCACACGTCCGGGTCAGTGGACTACCTGCTGCACATTGCCGTGGCCACTACCGAGGACCTTCGCGACTGGGTCCTGGACAACCTGGCGACCGATCCCGTTGTGGGCCACACCGAAACCACATTGGTGTTCGAACACATCCCCGGCAACCACGGGCCGCTGCCCGACTGA
- a CDS encoding nitronate monooxygenase — protein MTGTIFGTRIIAAPMAGGTSTPRFVRAAHRAGGLGFLAAGYKTVAAMQSDISEVRSAGARFGMNLFVPDRTQLNSPQAVREQLENYRQSLEPDARRYGVALPGLRLDDDDEWQGKIDALLADPVEFVSFTFGFPEQAEVRALQRAGSTIIATVTSPAEASLAVERGADILVVQHGSAGGHSAAFLARESTTGSPGPATTAELLAAVRTAVGVPLVAAGGIMDSAGLDSVLAAGATAAQLGTAFLRSDESGARQLHKDALASQSFTETRLTRAFTGRQARALVNSFVRDHDDAPEGYPALHHLTAPIRAAAAAAGDPERLNLWAGTGWRKAGAGPVSDVINGILAGSALS, from the coding sequence ATGACGGGCACCATTTTCGGTACACGGATCATCGCCGCACCCATGGCAGGGGGAACATCGACGCCCCGGTTTGTGCGGGCCGCGCACCGGGCAGGCGGGTTGGGCTTCCTGGCCGCGGGCTACAAAACCGTGGCTGCCATGCAGTCCGACATCAGCGAGGTGCGCTCCGCAGGGGCGCGCTTCGGCATGAACCTCTTCGTTCCCGACCGGACGCAGCTCAATTCCCCGCAAGCTGTCAGGGAACAGTTGGAGAACTACCGGCAGAGCCTCGAGCCGGACGCCCGGCGGTACGGGGTGGCCCTTCCCGGGCTGCGCCTCGACGACGACGACGAGTGGCAGGGCAAGATCGACGCCCTGCTGGCGGATCCCGTGGAGTTTGTCAGCTTCACGTTCGGGTTCCCCGAGCAGGCCGAAGTGCGCGCGCTCCAGCGCGCCGGTTCCACGATCATTGCCACGGTCACCAGCCCGGCGGAAGCCTCGCTGGCCGTGGAGCGCGGAGCGGACATCCTTGTGGTCCAGCACGGCAGCGCCGGCGGCCACAGCGCCGCCTTCCTGGCCCGGGAAAGCACCACGGGCTCCCCCGGCCCCGCGACGACGGCGGAGCTGCTCGCCGCTGTGCGCACCGCCGTCGGCGTACCCCTCGTGGCGGCCGGCGGAATCATGGATTCCGCCGGCCTCGACTCGGTGTTGGCCGCCGGCGCAACGGCAGCCCAGCTGGGTACGGCATTTCTGCGCAGCGACGAAAGCGGCGCCCGCCAGCTCCACAAGGACGCCCTCGCCAGCCAAAGCTTCACGGAAACACGACTGACCCGTGCGTTCACCGGCAGGCAGGCGCGTGCCCTGGTCAATTCGTTCGTCCGCGACCACGATGACGCACCGGAAGGGTACCCGGCCCTCCACCATCTCACCGCTCCGATCCGTGCAGCAGCCGCCGCGGCGGGTGATCCGGAAAGGCTGAACCTGTGGGCGGGAACCGGATGGCGGAAGGCTGGCGCCGGTCCGGTCTCGGACGTCATCAACGGGATACTTGCGGGTTCGGCCCTTTCCTGA
- a CDS encoding ArsR/SmtB family transcription factor: MDSSPDTAPTRPPGGSVAPAPQAKQDAPFPVRRVDTASLKALAHPLRVQILEMLSRYGAQTACSLGELLNESSGSTSYHLRQLAKHDFVREVEGKGTARERWWERPRGAIQITSPELATSPATEEASRLVTREFEHSRQAVLADFMAHGSDSLDAAWLHAALISTANARLTADQLARYTTALETYGHRLLEDIRNEGEQEGARPVQIHLNAFPILGVPASAGGRARTSRNPEPQNTQPESPERKVP; encoded by the coding sequence ATGGACAGTTCACCGGACACCGCACCAACCCGGCCCCCTGGGGGTTCAGTGGCCCCGGCCCCCCAGGCTAAGCAGGATGCGCCATTTCCGGTTCGCCGGGTCGATACCGCGTCACTGAAGGCGCTTGCGCACCCGCTGCGTGTGCAGATCCTCGAGATGCTCTCCCGCTACGGGGCGCAAACGGCCTGCAGCTTGGGCGAACTGCTTAACGAATCCAGCGGATCCACCAGCTATCACCTTCGGCAGCTGGCAAAGCATGACTTCGTCCGGGAGGTTGAGGGCAAGGGCACCGCCCGGGAGCGCTGGTGGGAACGCCCGCGCGGAGCCATCCAGATCACCTCCCCGGAACTGGCAACATCTCCGGCCACGGAGGAAGCCTCCCGGCTGGTCACCCGCGAGTTTGAACACAGCAGGCAGGCAGTCCTGGCGGACTTCATGGCACACGGCAGCGACAGCCTTGATGCCGCATGGCTCCACGCGGCCCTGATCAGCACTGCGAATGCGCGGCTCACGGCGGACCAGTTGGCGAGGTACACCACCGCCCTGGAAACCTACGGCCACCGCCTGCTGGAGGACATCAGGAATGAAGGCGAGCAGGAAGGCGCCCGCCCGGTCCAGATCCACCTGAACGCCTTTCCCATCCTCGGCGTTCCCGCATCAGCGGGAGGCCGGGCCCGCACGTCGCGGAACCCTGAACCTCAGAACACACAACCGGAAAGTCCTGAAAGGAAAGTGCCATGA